In one Gossypium hirsutum isolate 1008001.06 chromosome D09, Gossypium_hirsutum_v2.1, whole genome shotgun sequence genomic region, the following are encoded:
- the LOC107891262 gene encoding protein STRUBBELIG-RECEPTOR FAMILY 2 — translation MYKELLCFYFIVLVSLATLFSESNATTDKLDVIALNGLFKALNNASQLKGWKLDGGDPCGDVWTGVACSGSSVTHLRVPQLNLSGYLGQLDNLNNLRHLDLSSNYIGGEIPYGLPPNVTHINLACNSLIKNIPHSLSFLTNLTHLNLSHNFLSGPIGDVFTSLQSLKTMDLSNNKFTGDLPKSFGSLTNLTELFLENNNFTGSVIYLAELPLNYLNLEGNHFSGRIPRQFQSIPNLWFWGNRFDTAAMYPPWNFPLDNVPHEQNISSPPSSQQSAMVDYPSSEASETKKKKVSPLRISYVVVGVALVAVCVAVVFAIHIKRSNAKRLRSLDSSNSTLHSHPISPSIDLSTAAQTASPPFLEISSPFNLVPRRNPPVLLTNTEKTSRRKSFAGENKFAMNSKVYTVAELQLATNSFSEENHLGEGSLGPVYKAEFPNGQFFAVKVINMVSLSFDEEEKFMDVIQMASQLRHPNIVRLIGYCVEHGQHLVVYEYVRNLSLDDALHSEVFKPLSWGLRLRIALGIAQALDYLHSTFSPPASHSNIKAANILLDDELMPHVCDCGLSILRPLTSNSVKTKASEIAIRNTGYIAPEHGQPGSDNTKSDVYAFGVLLLELLTARRPCDSSRPRDEQSLVEWASIRLHDNESLQQMVDPGIRRTFPPRFLSGYADIVSLCIQPEKEFRPPMSEIVESLTRLSQKMGMTKSNASIDGAEVEPLFDRSFRSTQTCFGSSPAASLSIDGT, via the exons ATGTATAAGGAGCTGCTGTGTTTTTATTTCATTGTGCTTGTTTCCTTGGCGACTTTGTTTTCAGAATCTAATGCTACTACGGATAAACTTGATG TCATAGCTTTAAATGGTTTGTTCAAGGCCCTAAACAACGCGTCCCAGCTAAAAGGGTGGAAACTTGACGGCGGGGATCCGTGTGGGGATGTCTGGACCGGAGTAGCATGTTCTGGGTCTTCCGTGACACATCT GAGAGTTCCACAACTAAATCTTAGTGGGTATCTAGGCCAACTTGATAATCTCAATAACCTGAGGCATCT GGATTTGAGCTCCAATTACATTGGAGGTGAAATTCCTTATGGCTTACCACCTAATGTCACTCATAT AAATTTAGCGTGTAACAGCTTGATAAAAAATATACCCCACTCATTATCTTTCTTGACAAATCTAACGCATCT GAATCTAAGCCACAACTTTCTGTCTGGACCTATTGGCGATGTGTTTACTAGCTTACAAAGTCTGAAAACAAT GGATCTATCGAACAATAAGTTTACCGGAGACCTACCAAAATCTTTTGGATCACTGACTAATCTTACCGAACT GTTCTTGGAAAATAACAACTTCACTGGATCGGTGATATATTTGGCTGAGCTTCCATTAAATTACCT GAACCTTGAAGGTAATCATTTTAGTGGCAGAATTCCACGGCAGTTTCAGTCGATTCCAAATTTATG GTTTTGGGGTAATAGATTTGACACAGCGGCCATGTACCCACCGTGGAATTTCCCTTTGGACAATGTTCCACATGAGCAAAATATTAGTAGTCCACCATCATCTCAGCAGAGTGCTATGGTGGACTACCCCTCCTCTGAAGCAAgtgaaacaaagaagaaaaaggtAAGCCCCCTTAGAATATCTTATGTGGTTGTTGGTGTGGCTCTGGTGGCAGTCTGTGTAGCAGTAGTCTTTGCAATCCACATTAAGCGATCTAATGCAAAAAGACTTAGAAgcttggacagcagcaatagcaCGCTGCATTCTCATCCAATTAGTCCAAGTATAG ACTTGTCTACCGCTGCACAAACCGCAAGCCCACCATTCTTGGAAATCAGCAGTCCATTCAATCTGGTCCCAAGGCGAAATCCCCCTGTTCTTCTGACCAATACTGAGAAAACATCAAGAAGAAAAAGTTTCGCAGGAGAAAACAAATTTGCTATGAATTCAAAAGTGTATACAGTGGCGGAGCTTCAATTAGCTACGAACAGCTTTAGTGAAGAAAACCATCTTGGAGAGGGATCACTTGGTCCTGTTTACAAAGCTGAGTTTCCTAATGGCCAA TTTTTTGCTGTGAAAGTCATCAACATGGTATCTTTGTCTTTCgatgaagaagagaaatttatggATGTCATTCAGATGGCCTCACAACTTAGGCACCCCAATATCGTAAGACTTATTGGGTACTGTGTAGAACATGGCCAACATCTTGTAGTATATGAATATGTGAGAAACTTGTCTCTTGACGATGCTTTGCACAGTGAAGTCTTCAAGCCACTGTCCTGGGGATTACGTCTTCGTATTGCTCTTGGTATTGCTCAGGCTTTGGA CTATTTGCATTCTACATTCTCGCCGCCAGCTTCTCATAGCAACATAAAAGCCGCCAACATCTTGCTAGATGACGAACTAATGCCTCACGTGTGTGACTGTGGCTTATCAATTCTAAGACCACTTACGAGCAATTCCGTGAAAACCAAG GCTTCTGAAATTGCCATCCGGAACACCGGTTACATTGCACCTGAACACGGACAACCAGGGAGTGATAACACAAAAAGTGATGTATACGCCTTTGGAGTGCTGCTTTTGGAGTTACTAACAGCAAGAAGACCCTGTGATAG TTCAAGACCTCGAGATGAACAATCTTTGGTGGAGTGGGCTTCGATCCGTCTTCATGATAACGAGTCTTTGCAACAGATGGTTGATCCTGGCATTAGAAGAACATTTCCTCCCAGGTTTCTCTCCGGTTATGCAGACATTGTGTCCTTATGCATTCAG CCTGAGAAAGAATTCCGACCACCCATGTCGGAAATCGTGGAATCTCTGACACGTCTATCACAAAAGATGGGCATGACAAAGAGCAATGCATCAATAGATGGAGCTGAAGTTGAACCACTCTTCGACAGATCTTTCAGGTCAACCCAAACATGCTTCGGTAGCTCTCCAGCCGCTAGCTTGTCTATTGATGGTACATAG
- the LOC107891261 gene encoding G patch domain-containing protein 11 isoform X1, whose protein sequence is MAEEESTRIQPSNGEGEEDYMGDLSQFLPPEPSNTSKFTLKKIPNSNPLSSQPSKKKSKTLDWQEQRKIERERKQLEEDQQTLAKIDAPIPQSNIGFKLLKQMGYTPGSALGKEGSGRVEPVGLDIRRSRAGIGREDPLKEMRKREEIEFERKKKNEEALMAEFGSWQKSQWRSRRVVVNYKKAKAALDQLENKEVVVPKKNEEEEEGGQDEEEEEEVTEEDLQDIVMKLRDEYQYCPFCGFQYESMEALLSSCPGTNEDDH, encoded by the exons ATGGCGGAAGAAGAATCAACCAGAATTCAACCAAGCAATGGCGAAGGCGAAGAAGATTATATGGGAGATTTGTCTCAGTTTCTTCCTCCTGAGCCTTCCAACACTTCTAAATTTACTCTCAAAAAg ATTCCTAATTCCAATCCTTTGAGTTCCCAACCATCGAAGAAAAAGTCCAAAACGTTGGACTGGCAAGAACAGCGTAAAATTGAAAGAGAGAGAAAGCAGTTAGAAGAGGACCAGCAAACCTTAGCAAAAATAGATGCTCCAATACCACAATCTAACATTGGGTTCAAGTTGTTAAAGCAAATGGGTTACACCCCAGGCTCAGCACTGGGAAAGGAGGGCTCTGGTCGGGTTGAGCCAGTGGGGCTTGACATTCGGAGGTCACGTGCTGGAATTGGACGGGAAGACCCACTTAAGGAGATGAGGAAGAGAGAGGAGATTGAGTtcgagagaaaaaagaagaatgaGGAGGCTTTGATGGCAGAATTTGGTTCATGGCAAAAGTCACAATGGCGTAGTAGGAGAGTTGTTGTAAACTACAAGAAGGCAAAGGCAGCCCTTGATCAACTAGAGAATAAAGAAGTTGTTGTGCCAAAGAAGAATGAAGAGGAAGAGGAGGGGGGACAggatgaagaggaagaagaagaggtaACAGAAGAG GATTTGCAAGATATAGTGATGAAATTGAGAGATGAATATCAGTACTGCCCCTTCTGTGGATTTCAA TATGAATCGATGGAAGCACTTTTGTCCAGCTGCCCTGGAACAAATGAAGATGACCACTAG
- the LOC107891261 gene encoding G patch domain-containing protein 11 isoform X2 has translation MRFYIPNSNPLSSQPSKKKSKTLDWQEQRKIERERKQLEEDQQTLAKIDAPIPQSNIGFKLLKQMGYTPGSALGKEGSGRVEPVGLDIRRSRAGIGREDPLKEMRKREEIEFERKKKNEEALMAEFGSWQKSQWRSRRVVVNYKKAKAALDQLENKEVVVPKKNEEEEEGGQDEEEEEEVTEEDLQDIVMKLRDEYQYCPFCGFQYESMEALLSSCPGTNEDDH, from the exons ATGAGATTTTAT ATTCCTAATTCCAATCCTTTGAGTTCCCAACCATCGAAGAAAAAGTCCAAAACGTTGGACTGGCAAGAACAGCGTAAAATTGAAAGAGAGAGAAAGCAGTTAGAAGAGGACCAGCAAACCTTAGCAAAAATAGATGCTCCAATACCACAATCTAACATTGGGTTCAAGTTGTTAAAGCAAATGGGTTACACCCCAGGCTCAGCACTGGGAAAGGAGGGCTCTGGTCGGGTTGAGCCAGTGGGGCTTGACATTCGGAGGTCACGTGCTGGAATTGGACGGGAAGACCCACTTAAGGAGATGAGGAAGAGAGAGGAGATTGAGTtcgagagaaaaaagaagaatgaGGAGGCTTTGATGGCAGAATTTGGTTCATGGCAAAAGTCACAATGGCGTAGTAGGAGAGTTGTTGTAAACTACAAGAAGGCAAAGGCAGCCCTTGATCAACTAGAGAATAAAGAAGTTGTTGTGCCAAAGAAGAATGAAGAGGAAGAGGAGGGGGGACAggatgaagaggaagaagaagaggtaACAGAAGAG GATTTGCAAGATATAGTGATGAAATTGAGAGATGAATATCAGTACTGCCCCTTCTGTGGATTTCAA TATGAATCGATGGAAGCACTTTTGTCCAGCTGCCCTGGAACAAATGAAGATGACCACTAG